Part of the Oncorhynchus nerka isolate Pitt River linkage group LG14, Oner_Uvic_2.0, whole genome shotgun sequence genome is shown below.
ttctgtgagcaggcctttctaatcgacctggcccgggtatcctggaaggacattgacctcatcccgtcagttgaggatgcctggtcattctttaaaagtaacttcctcaccattttagattgcagaactaagaacagatatagcccttggttcactccagacctgactgccctcgaccagcacaaaaacatcctgtggcggactgcaatagcatcgaacagtccccgcgatatgcaactgttcagggaagtcaggaaccaatacacgcagtcagtcaggaaagctaaggccagcttcttcaggcagaagtttgcatcctgtagctccaactccaaaaagttctgggacactgtgaagtccatggagaacaagagcacctcctcccagctgcccactgcactgaggctaggtaacacgtgACCGtgttaaatccatgattatcgaaaacttcaacaagcatttctcaacggctggccatgccttccgcctggctactccaaccttggccaacagctccgccccccccgcagctactcgcccaagcctctccaggttctcctttacccaaatccagatagcagatgttctgaaggagctgcaaaacctggacccgtacaaatcagctgggcttgacaatctggaccgtctatttctgaaactatccgccgccattgtcgcaacccctattaccagcctgttcaacctctctttcatatcgtctgagatccccaaggattggaaagctgccgcagtcatccccctcttcaaagggggagacaccctggacccaaactgttacagacctatatccatcctgccctgcctatctaaggtcttcgaaagccaagtcaacaaacaggtcactgaccatctcgaatcccaccgtaccttctccgctatgcaatctggtttccgagccggtcacgggtgcacctcagccacgctcaaggtactaaacgatatcataaccaccatcgataaaagacagtactgtgcagccgtcttcatcgaccttgccaaggctttcgactctgtcaatcaccatattcttatcggcagattcagtagcctcggtttttcggatgactgccttgcctggttcagtgtgtcaaatcggagggcatgctgtccggtcctctggcagtctctatgggggtgccacagggttcaatcctcgggccgactattttctctgtatatatcaatgatgttgctcttgctgcgggcgattccctgatccacctctacgcagacgacaccattttatatacttccggcccgtccttggacactgtgctatctaacctccaaacgagcttcaatgccatacaacactccttccgtggcctccaactgctcttaaacgctagtaaaaccaaatgcatgcttttcaaccattcgctgcctgcacccgcacgcctgaccagcatcaccaccctggatggttccgaccttgaatatgtggacatctataagtacctaggtgtctggctagactataaactctccttccagactcatatcaaacatctccaatcgaaaatcaaatcaagagtcggctttctattccgcaacaaagcctccttcactcacgccgccaaacttaccctagtaaaactgactatcctaccgatcctcgacttcggcgatgtcatctacaaaattgcttccaacactctactcagcaaactggatgcagtttatcacagtgccatccgttctgtcactaaagcaccttataccacccaccactgcgacttgtatgctctagtcggctggccctcgctacatattcgtcgccagacccactggctccaggtcatctacaagtccatgctaggtaaagctccgccttatctcagttcactggtcatgatggcaacacccatccgtagcacgcgatccagcaggtgtatctcactgatcatccctaaagccaacacctcatttggccgcctttcgttccagttctctgctgcctgtgactggaacgaattgcaaaaatcgctgaagttggagacttttatctccctcaccaacttcaaaaatctgctatctgagcagctaaccgatcgctgcagctgtacatagtctatcggtaaatagcccacccatttttacctacctcatccccatactgtttttatttatttacttttctgctcttttgcacaccaatatctctacctgtacatgaccatctgatcatttatcactccagtgttaatctgcaaaattgtaattattcgcctacctcctcatgccttttgcacataatgtatatagactccccctttttttcctactgtggtattgacttgttaattgtttactccatgtgtaactctgttgtctgttcacactgctatgctttatcttggccaggtcgctgttgtaaatgagaacttgttctcaactagcctacctggttaaataaaggtgaaaaaaaaaaaataataataataataggttcAGAGttagttttgatattttaacctgcgtgtcgtgatcgcgtttggtgtgggggacaaaataaattaaTGCACAATGGTGCACgggcgcagccggtttgggttccgtgttagggcaacatatatccattgtttttgtAAAAATTGCTCAAGCTCATTAAATTTGGTTGGAAATTattgatggacagcaatattcaaacctCATCTGCGATTTTCAAGCAAGtttaagtcaggactgagactaGACCACACAGGAACACTCAACGCCTCTTGGAAAGCCATCCTGGTGTCTTTGGCATTACAATTTGTGTAATTGTCTCGCTGAAAAATACAACTCCATCCCAGGGTCAGGTTTTCAGAAGACTGAGGTGGGTTTTACTCTACTTTTTACCtgggctttgctcctttcataatgattttgatcctgacaaactccccagtccctgccaatgataagcatacccataacatgatgctgccaccacaatacttgaaaatgttatgaattccaatttgttgtagcTAGACGGCTAATGCTAacgttaggggttaaggttaggagaagggttagctaacatccTAAATAGTAAAGTAGCTAAATAGCAAAGTTGcccgtgatgagattcaaacacgtAACCTTTGGGTTGCTGGACATTTGCATTATACGCTCAACTATCCACCTTTCGTTGTTGCCTAAGTAACCTTCTATCTTATgttaccataccaaacataacatatcatactaatttgagtgtcctggatttatgtttactatgttacgtctagtctatgagacttGGGTAATTCAGAACATACGTTAGCTCATATGTTTTCACACAATACAGAGACAGTTGTGAGGAAACATGTTTTATTACTTCGTGGCCCACTGTGTAATGTGCTTTATAGTCAAAATTACAATTATTCAAACTGATGAGCATCATTCAAAAAAATGTCCACAGAAATTACAATTACTGATGACATATTTATTAACTGTCATTACCATCTTACAGCAGCAGTGGAATCTACGTACCATAACAACTAGCCTTCTAGCCTTCACCAAGGTGCATTGGGTGTAAATTGTTGGATTGACTTAATTCTTAACATTGAAATTTACTTCTGCTTAAAGTATGTGGTTGAGTAAACTAAAATAAATTAATTGTACAGCAAAACTGACCCTAATTCTATTGGTCTCCAGCACCATTTTATTCAAAATGTCAGACAATATCAAGACAAACTATAAATGGCAGTttagtgtttccagtttcaacGTTCCCCTTTCAATGCAGGAATTTGGGAAAAGCGGAATCTCAACATTCCCAGTTGGAATGCAGGAATGTGTGAATCAAGTGCCTGAGTCCTTCCACCTCTATTCCTTACAAACATTTCCAAAACTAAGAAATTGTAGAAAGGTCAATGTTGaaatgtgtataattgcaggTTAAGTATCCTGGTGTGATTGTCAACACCACAAGGCTGTCAGTTTAGAAGTCAAACTTTATCGACAAAGACATCTGATCAAGAAGGCATGAAGAGTATGTATAAAGTATGTGAgcacgtgtgtttgtgtatagGAATTTGTtggtgaaaatatgtatttttgcaGTGATATGTATGATCAGCATTTATGCTTTCTAGGAATGTTTGTGACTTTAGAAAATGTCAAAAGGACACTACCATCAAAGTGGGAAAAGAGCTATTAACAAATTCCAAAATCAGCTAAATTATAACTCCCTccattctcttctccttctctctctatccttccatctGTCAGTCAGCCTGTCTGTCGGTAGCAGGCGTTGTGGTAGGACGTGGCGTTGAGGATATTGAACATGTCTTTCTTGACGAACGACAGGAATTTACCCAGGGGGCATAACGGCTGTGCGGCATTGCGGTCATGTGAGCGACAGAAGGTGGTATGGAAAGTCACATCCACTCCGTTGTACAGAACCCTCACAAACATGTCTCCCCAATTACCaccctttgacctctcccctttcAACCAAGCAGCCTTATTCTGACCCTGGCCTTGCCCCTTATATTGTCCCTGCGTTGCGGGCGGACTCTTCCACAACTCAAACACAACCCTCGCCGCAAACCTGGGGAAGAGTGCATCCTCCAAGCCCAGAGCGCTTAGTAGTGGTGCGACAGTGACGTCATGAGCCGAGGACAGGGTGaatgcctcctctcctccagcgcGGGGTTTTCGTCCCCGAGCGTAGGCCTTGGCGACGCGCTCCATCCGATTGGCGGTGCGGTTGAGGTAGGGGTGCGTGGCGAGCACGGCGTAGCGGCGATACAGTCCCACCCGCCTCCTGTCCACCTCGTCCTCTAACTGCTGCCTCCGGATCACAGCGAACTGGGCCAGAGTCAGACAGCCCCCACTGCCGAGAGCACTCCCTGCTGACACACAGGGGAAGGACAGGCCGTGGCACAGGTGGCACAGCAGAGAGTCTATAGGGTTGGCAGCTCTGAGCTGGCGCGGGGGCAGACCTAGCGTACGGGCCATGTCTGCGTAGGTCCTCTCCAGTTCAGTGTCTGCCGCTCTGAGGCGGTActgtctcctctgctcctcctccagaTAGGGGTTCCTGGCAGGACAGTCGCAGGCTGAACCACAGAACAACGTGCTCCACTGGTGGTGGACTGTCAGAAGGCTCCAGTCAAAGTCTGGCAGGAACCCATACAGAAGAGCCATCCCGCTCTGGAGGGTGCGGCTCCTGCCCGTAGTCTCCACCCACACCTGCTTGGTCGACAAATTGGGCAGGAGGAGTTTGTGACGCTTGTAGGCTAGGCGAAGGAGCTGGCCATTGCGTAAGTGCTGCACCACACCTGAAGACGGGGAAGACAGAGATTGGTTGAACATTTCAGATCTAAACCCAGTCCATCTGGAATGTCACTGGATGGTTCATTACGCATCTTTAAtgtgattgattggttggttacCTGTCTGAGTGAGCTCACCCATCTCGCAGGCGCTGTGGTTAGGGAGGCGGGGCAACGAGCTGAGAGTCCCCTCCCAGCGGCCACGCCCCCCCTGGGCCATGTGACCAATGAAAGAATTCAGCTGGGGGTGGGAGGGTTTcctggaagggggagagagatgaacaAAGATGCAGAAGGCAGGGTAAGGAGGGAGAATAGTTTCCAGctggagaaagacagacagagacagtgggtCGACTCTGCATGCTAGagccaactcacacacacacatggacacacacacacacacaaacagacacacacgcacgcacagacacacacgcatgcacagacacacacacacgcacagacacacgcacagacacacgctaCATCTGCCCCCTAGGATCCTGCCTACATCCCATATGCTAGTGCAGAATAGATCCCCATAATTACACACTGATCAAAATAAAAACAGACCCAGACCTTTAgaaatagtctctctctctctctgtttctctctctaaacctcttctctctctctctctctgtttctctctctaaacctctcttctctctctctctctcctctctctgtttctccctctctaaacctcttctctctctctgtttctctctctaaacctctcttctctctcctctctctgttctccctctctaaacatctctctctctctgtttcgtctctctgttctccctctctaaacctcttctctcctctctctgtttctctctctgttctccctctctaaacctctcttctctctctctaaacctctctcctctctctgtttctctctgttctccctctctaaacctctcttctccctctctgttctccctctctaaacctcttctctctctctctctgtttctctctctgttctccctctctaaacctcttctctcctctctctgtttctctctctgttctccctcttctctcgctcgctctctctgtttctctctaaacctctcttctctctctctgtttctctctctctgttctccctctctaaacctcttctctctctctctgtttctctctctcaagcacacacacataatccACACATGCCCCAGAGACAACACAGCCTGCTCAAACACACACTTCTGGTGCATCTATTGCAGCACCAGCAAAACTGAACTCCTCTCTGAGGGCCACATCTCAACCTCCCcaagtctccctccctgcctgcctccatccctcactctctctatctcacactctcgctttctctcttccCACTCTCTACGCTCGACTGTCTtgccctgcatctctctctcctccctctctttcagttCTGACTTGGCGTGGAATGTCAGTGCGGAGGGCCAGATGGCATTGAATACTGGACCAGTCAcatcaaacacacagacagacagatagagagagagagagagagagagagagagagagagagagagagagagaagcactggGGAAAAGAGGAAGAGATACAGAAAGGCAGAGTACAGACACAGACTCAGAATACCTGAGTGCTCATTTGGTTTGGGTTATGCCTTCTTATGACATGCCACACATTAGTGAAGATGTGTAATTACGTTGTACGTTTGGCTTCATAGCAGACATATTCACCAGTCCTCTCAGCTCTGTGAAGGCCAGGCCCAGTGACCACAGATGACTCAGATTACTGACTCTTCCTCTGCAAGACCCATCAGCTCAGAATGAAATGCCCATGTTGAATTTTGCAAATGGCCAGAGACTAAGATATCCCAAAAAGAGGAATGGGGAGGAATTTATCGGCCATATGTTCAGAATGACATGCCAAGATCCAAGGTTATGCAAGTCACCAGGGATCACTCTATAGTGCGAATTAAAGTAGACAGAACCCAAGtgccctcacacacactcacacttttGACTGAGGCAAGAGCCACAGCAATGACTTCCCTTTCTATAAATAATATATTTTCAGAAACTGCTATCTGCATgatgagagacagagcagagcagtgggatgacagacagggtgacaggtggatgagagggggaggtgaACAGTGGGATGACAGACTGGATGACTGGTGGAGAGTGGGAGGTAAACAGTGGgatgacagacaggaagacaggtggATGAcaggtggatgagagggagagcagagcagtgagatgcagtgggatgacagacaggaagacaggtggATGACAGGTGGATGAGAGGGGGAG
Proteins encoded:
- the LOC115126400 gene encoding 2-phosphoxylose phosphatase 1-like isoform X1, giving the protein MLARNLFILLVVVGAVLAIVSLSLQFFHLIPTTPMGEERPHQGQGQGQGKSRKRVIPVPHTEDPDPDPITEAYGYCNIPNRSEQSWEGHSPVDYKLLSVQVMIRHGDRYPLYAIPKTKRPAIDCTLSPKGKPSHPQLNSFIGHMAQGGRGRWEGTLSSLPRLPNHSACEMGELTQTGVVQHLRNGQLLRLAYKRHKLLLPNLSTKQVWVETTGRSRTLQSGMALLYGFLPDFDWSLLTVHHQWSTLFCGSACDCPARNPYLEEEQRRQYRLRAADTELERTYADMARTLGLPPRQLRAANPIDSLLCHLCHGLSFPCVSAGSALGSGGCLTLAQFAVIRRQQLEDEVDRRRVGLYRRYAVLATHPYLNRTANRMERVAKAYARGRKPRAGGEEAFTLSSAHDVTVAPLLSALGLEDALFPRFAARVVFELWKSPPATQGQYKGQGQGQNKAAWLKGERSKGGNWGDMFVRVLYNGVDVTFHTTFCRSHDRNAAQPLCPLGKFLSFVKKDMFNILNATSYHNACYRQTG
- the LOC115126400 gene encoding 2-phosphoxylose phosphatase 1-like isoform X2; the protein is MGEERPHQGQGQGQGKSRKRVIPVPHTEDPDPDPITEAYGYCNIPNRSEQSWEGHSPVDYKLLSVQVMIRHGDRYPLYAIPKTKRPAIDCTLSPKGKPSHPQLNSFIGHMAQGGRGRWEGTLSSLPRLPNHSACEMGELTQTGVVQHLRNGQLLRLAYKRHKLLLPNLSTKQVWVETTGRSRTLQSGMALLYGFLPDFDWSLLTVHHQWSTLFCGSACDCPARNPYLEEEQRRQYRLRAADTELERTYADMARTLGLPPRQLRAANPIDSLLCHLCHGLSFPCVSAGSALGSGGCLTLAQFAVIRRQQLEDEVDRRRVGLYRRYAVLATHPYLNRTANRMERVAKAYARGRKPRAGGEEAFTLSSAHDVTVAPLLSALGLEDALFPRFAARVVFELWKSPPATQGQYKGQGQGQNKAAWLKGERSKGGNWGDMFVRVLYNGVDVTFHTTFCRSHDRNAAQPLCPLGKFLSFVKKDMFNILNATSYHNACYRQTG